CGACGACAGCTCCGTCCGAGTCGGGAGTCACCAGGTCGACGTCCCCGAAGGGCGTGTCCGCGCTCACCACGACGGGGATCCCGGCTCCACGCATCGCCTCGAAGGCGTCGGTGGCAAGCCGGAACGGCGTCATGACCACGCCGGCGAAGCGCTGATGGAGCGCCTCCTCGAGCAGCGCTTCCTCCTCGTCCCGCTGCGCTCCGGTATTGGAGACCACCACGTGATAGCCACAGCCGCGCAGTTCGTCCTGTATCGAGCGGGCGAGCAGCGCGTAGAAGGGGTTGGCCAGATCGGGCACCACGAGAGCGACCATCGTCGAACGGCCCGTTCGGAGACTGCGTGCGACGGGATTGAGGGTGAAGCCCAGACGCTCGATGGCCGACTCCACCGACTTGCGCGTCTCCTCCGTGACCGGACGTTTCCCGCTCAACACGTATGAGACGGTCGCCGACGACACTCCGGCCGCACGCGCCACGTCGTTCATGGTCACCCGTTGCGCCATGCGGAAACACCCCTTCACCATCGCTTCGATCCCGGCGGGCAGCTGTTCTCAGCGCAGCTTCCCACGTACACGTTCCGCGACCACGATCTCCTGCTTCAATGATCATGAGTGAGACCAACCGCGCCCGAGAAGGCCGGGCTTCGGGGCCACCCGCTGCCGCTGCGGTCTCGTGCCCCATCTTCACGCCGTCACCACGTCAGCATCGGCGCCGACCTGCGACGGTGTACGGACCCCACCGCGCGGGTGTCCCTCCGGGATCGACCCGATAGAGGATCGTGGTCCCGGGGGACTCCCGCGCATCGGCGCCCGGCAGGCCGCCGGCTGCCGTTTCCCCGGGCGAAGTTCTACTCATCGGAGGATGCCAGGTGCTGCTGTTCGCCAGTGCGAGGAAGGGTGCGGCCATGAGACGCACGAAGAGGACGACGGCGGCAACGCGGCTGGCGGTCCCCGCCGTCGCCACGCTCCTCGCGGGCGGCCTTCTCGCCGGCTGCGGAGGCACGGCGTCCTCCAGCGACGACGGATCCGGGCGGGTCCTGAGGAAGGACGACGACTCCACCCTCTTCGAGCGTGCCGACGGCATACGCGTCGAACTCCGCTACCGCCCCGGCCGCGGACTCACCGAGCGGCACCGCGGGGACGGCGACTGGTCGGCGGAGAGCTTCGTGCACCGTACGAGGACGAAGCCCTGTCGCGGGATCACGGTGCGGGCGCACGGCGAACTGATCGCCGCCATCGCCGACTTCGCCCCGTACTGCCGCGACGGCGATCCGCCGACCGAGAACCTCGCCGTGGTCGGCGGCGGCCACGATCTGACCGACTGGGCCGCCAAGGCCACCCAGGGCAGCGACGGTTGGGAGAAGATCGAGTTCGGGGACCGCCGGGTCGAGTTCGAAGAGAGCTGGACCTCGGGATCGAGCACCCTGACGTGGACGAGCGGCAAGGGGTTCGGCTCGAAACGCACGCGGTACGAACCGATCCGGGCGGCCTTCATCGGCA
The window above is part of the Streptomyces sp. NBC_01428 genome. Proteins encoded here:
- a CDS encoding LacI family DNA-binding transcriptional regulator, whose amino-acid sequence is MAQRVTMNDVARAAGVSSATVSYVLSGKRPVTEETRKSVESAIERLGFTLNPVARSLRTGRSTMVALVVPDLANPFYALLARSIQDELRGCGYHVVVSNTGAQRDEEEALLEEALHQRFAGVVMTPFRLATDAFEAMRGAGIPVVVSADTPFGDVDLVTPDSDGAVVDAMTHIAASGRRSVGVLAGPGDATGGDPRLDRIARHGAALGLSVLPEHIVHGEHTREAGAAGFEQLMRLPQRPEAVMCVNDVTAVGAMDAAERLGLDIPGDVALLGHDDIDIAALVRPRLSTIRYPAREVGAAAARLLLEQIEGRTEPRTVHVAARFVSRASV